A stretch of the Sphingobacterium thalpophilum genome encodes the following:
- the purD gene encoding phosphoribosylamine--glycine ligase, translated as MKILIIGSGGRESAFAYTLSKSPRLDQLFIAPGNAGTGAYGENVNIKVTDFEAIASFVLEKDITMVVVGPEEPLVKGIHDYFLNRDDIKHIPVIGPQQEGAQLEGSKDFSKQFMDRHGIPTAASRSFDAASLDEGLLYLEGQKLPIVLKADGLAAGKGVLICETLEDAKAELKAMIAEAKFGDASRVVVVEEFLKGIELSVFVLTDGNSYKVLPSAKDYKRIGEGDTGLNTGGMGSISPVPFADDIFLNKVEERIIKPTVEGLKKDGIPYKGFIFIGLMNVGGDPYVIEYNVRMGDPETESVLPRIESDLLDLLEGVAQGNLEQRSFTVSPKTAVTVMLVAGGYPGAYESSKEITNIENVKESLVFHAGTKEQDGKVVTAGGRVIAVTTLQNTLFEALQQATADAGRIYFEGKYFRRDIGFDLI; from the coding sequence ATGAAAATCCTTATCATCGGTTCGGGAGGCCGTGAGTCCGCCTTCGCCTATACATTGTCGAAAAGTCCACGTTTAGATCAGCTGTTTATTGCGCCCGGTAACGCGGGTACTGGCGCCTATGGGGAAAACGTAAATATAAAGGTTACAGATTTTGAAGCTATCGCTTCCTTTGTGCTCGAAAAAGACATCACGATGGTTGTTGTGGGCCCCGAAGAGCCTCTGGTTAAAGGTATTCATGACTATTTTTTAAACCGGGACGATATAAAACATATTCCGGTGATCGGCCCGCAGCAGGAGGGAGCGCAACTAGAAGGGTCAAAAGATTTTTCAAAACAGTTCATGGATCGCCATGGAATCCCTACAGCAGCGTCACGGTCGTTTGATGCGGCGTCGTTGGATGAGGGATTGTTGTACCTCGAAGGTCAGAAGCTGCCCATCGTATTAAAAGCAGATGGTCTGGCAGCTGGTAAGGGCGTATTGATCTGTGAAACACTTGAGGATGCCAAGGCAGAACTGAAAGCGATGATCGCAGAGGCCAAATTTGGCGATGCGAGCCGTGTCGTTGTAGTGGAAGAGTTTCTAAAAGGGATTGAACTTTCCGTATTTGTGCTTACGGATGGAAATTCATATAAAGTGTTACCATCAGCTAAAGATTACAAGCGCATTGGTGAGGGTGATACCGGTTTGAATACAGGTGGAATGGGTTCCATCTCTCCAGTTCCTTTTGCAGATGATATTTTTTTGAACAAGGTCGAAGAACGTATTATCAAACCTACAGTCGAAGGGCTGAAAAAAGACGGCATTCCTTACAAAGGTTTTATTTTCATCGGTTTAATGAATGTGGGTGGGGATCCATATGTTATTGAGTACAATGTTCGTATGGGAGATCCTGAGACCGAATCTGTGTTGCCACGCATCGAGTCTGACCTCTTGGATCTTCTGGAGGGCGTAGCACAGGGCAACCTTGAGCAACGTTCGTTTACTGTTTCACCGAAGACAGCCGTGACAGTCATGCTGGTCGCAGGCGGCTATCCGGGAGCGTATGAGTCCAGCAAGGAAATCACCAATATAGAAAATGTAAAAGAGTCTCTCGTATTTCATGCCGGTACGAAAGAGCAGGACGGAAAAGTCGTCACAGCCGGAGGAAGGGTCATCGCAGTAACAACCTTGCAGAACACGCTTTTCGAGGCGTTACAGCAAGCTACAGCAGATGCCGGAAGGATCTATTTTGAAGGCAAATATTTCAGACGGGACATCGGCTTCGATCTGATCTAA
- a CDS encoding carboxypeptidase-like regulatory domain-containing protein: MYAKILLLINCLVFPLLTFAQIDQTLQKLDSYRAHHPVEKIYLHLDKNDYTAGENIWFKLYCTIAPFNYLSNNSKIANIELISPSNTIVKSIKIPVTLGLGIGDFNLPDTLIEGAYRIRAYTQWMQNDSTSNFYERVVPITNGRSDNIVTQSTLVNDGPERFFQIRMKTFQGAPLLNNNVQYTLKQEGKKERTGRLKSDENGTISLELKDDFKGGLLSLHFLSSDKRRILKSFRIPDPTRQNSIQIFPESGELVNNILCKTGFKVLSPTGLGLKAKIKILEDNLTPLMEFETNPLGMGSIPLILNAEKKYIATATFEDGSSVSASIPPIAASGYALTVNSGLKDKIVTQLSATADLVNGQEMYLIAQYNGLVLHAAKQKLNHGEILFNIPKKELPSGVLQLSILNAQLVPVIERLVFNYNAAKTMLPIAVQLNKPAFGTRDHVLASLTVHEGSSDTSKIAALSASVVNLTKIDTLTGLHYSSIVSELLLKSDLRGFIERPNYYFADLNNVKLDELDNLMFIQGWRKLDWKHYLDSTQKQYPPEKGLTVSGTVKKTGRKAVVPGATVTLIPTSNMMLSIDTLTNEEGKFAFDELLFADSVKFIVTGKGKKEKNRVDIVVDEPVIPRIEESKDDPLMTNDINTELISQLKNNQQFLAELEAAGIIQKSIVLEEVQISRTRVNKADKNSRNLNGPGNADQVITAEELSTCTTLEQCLAGRLVGVMFRNGVPYSTRSMGLNGGSPMQVVLDGMYIEAEQISMINVQDVASIEVLRTASTTAIYGSYGGNGVLVITTKSGDAVLSSYTPTGIVTIVPKGLHVNRNFFKPQYDATQKQALKRDLRTTIAWEPNLITDKNGKTQFDFFTADEPGTYKITIEGVDMEGKIGHQEHLLEVKPQ; the protein is encoded by the coding sequence ATGTATGCCAAAATACTGTTATTAATCAATTGCCTGGTATTCCCCTTACTGACTTTCGCTCAGATTGATCAGACGCTGCAGAAACTGGATTCTTACCGTGCACATCATCCCGTCGAAAAAATCTACCTGCATCTGGATAAGAATGATTACACGGCAGGTGAAAATATCTGGTTTAAACTGTATTGTACGATCGCCCCGTTCAATTACCTCAGCAACAACAGCAAGATCGCTAACATCGAATTGATCTCACCGTCAAATACCATCGTCAAAAGCATTAAAATACCCGTCACGCTAGGACTTGGGATCGGCGACTTCAATCTACCGGATACACTCATTGAAGGAGCCTACCGAATCAGAGCATACACACAGTGGATGCAAAATGACTCCACTTCCAATTTTTACGAACGTGTTGTCCCGATTACCAATGGAAGGTCGGACAACATCGTTACGCAGAGTACACTTGTCAACGATGGTCCGGAGAGATTCTTTCAGATCAGGATGAAGACTTTCCAAGGGGCGCCCCTTTTAAACAACAATGTGCAGTACACATTAAAGCAGGAAGGTAAAAAAGAGCGAACCGGAAGGCTAAAATCCGACGAAAACGGAACCATATCGCTTGAATTAAAAGATGACTTTAAAGGTGGCCTACTGTCTTTGCACTTTCTCTCCTCAGACAAACGACGGATATTAAAGAGCTTTAGAATCCCCGATCCCACTCGGCAGAACAGTATCCAGATATTTCCGGAAAGTGGTGAACTGGTCAACAATATATTATGTAAAACTGGCTTCAAAGTGCTTTCCCCGACAGGCCTTGGACTTAAAGCTAAAATAAAAATATTGGAAGACAATCTGACTCCACTGATGGAATTTGAAACAAATCCGCTCGGTATGGGCAGTATACCGCTGATCCTGAATGCGGAAAAAAAATACATCGCGACTGCAACCTTTGAAGACGGCAGCTCGGTAAGTGCCTCCATACCGCCCATAGCAGCTTCGGGTTATGCGCTTACAGTTAACTCAGGCCTCAAAGACAAAATCGTAACGCAGCTGTCGGCGACTGCGGACCTCGTCAATGGCCAGGAGATGTATCTGATTGCACAGTACAATGGTCTGGTACTCCATGCTGCTAAACAAAAGTTAAATCACGGTGAGATCTTGTTCAATATTCCAAAGAAAGAACTTCCTTCAGGAGTACTCCAGCTATCCATTCTCAATGCACAACTGGTTCCTGTTATCGAAAGGCTTGTATTTAACTACAACGCCGCAAAAACAATGCTGCCGATTGCTGTACAGTTAAACAAACCGGCATTCGGCACACGTGACCATGTCCTTGCCAGTCTCACCGTTCATGAAGGCAGCAGTGATACCTCAAAAATAGCCGCGCTTTCGGCATCTGTTGTTAACCTGACAAAAATCGATACCCTTACAGGTCTTCATTACTCCTCCATCGTTTCGGAACTTTTGTTAAAATCGGATCTTCGGGGCTTCATTGAACGCCCCAACTACTACTTTGCGGATTTAAATAACGTCAAGCTGGATGAGCTCGACAACCTCATGTTCATTCAGGGGTGGCGAAAACTTGACTGGAAACACTATCTTGACAGCACCCAAAAGCAGTATCCTCCCGAAAAGGGACTTACCGTTTCAGGCACCGTGAAGAAAACGGGTAGGAAAGCCGTTGTACCGGGTGCCACGGTTACCTTGATACCTACCAGCAATATGATGCTGAGCATCGATACCCTAACCAACGAAGAAGGCAAATTTGCCTTTGACGAGCTGCTATTCGCAGACAGCGTCAAATTTATTGTGACAGGCAAGGGTAAAAAGGAAAAAAATAGAGTGGATATCGTTGTCGATGAACCGGTGATCCCACGAATTGAAGAGAGCAAAGACGACCCCTTGATGACCAATGATATCAATACTGAATTGATCAGCCAGCTTAAAAACAACCAGCAGTTTTTAGCAGAACTGGAGGCCGCGGGCATTATCCAGAAAAGCATTGTACTCGAAGAGGTCCAGATCAGCCGAACGAGAGTTAACAAGGCTGACAAGAACTCTAGAAATTTAAATGGCCCCGGCAATGCGGATCAGGTCATCACGGCAGAGGAATTGTCGACTTGTACGACCTTGGAACAATGTCTTGCCGGTAGGCTTGTAGGTGTGATGTTTCGAAATGGAGTCCCCTATAGCACGCGATCGATGGGACTAAACGGTGGAAGCCCCATGCAGGTCGTTTTGGATGGCATGTACATTGAGGCGGAGCAGATCAGCATGATCAATGTCCAGGATGTCGCCAGCATTGAAGTACTACGTACTGCCAGCACCACGGCAATTTATGGGTCCTATGGTGGCAATGGTGTCCTGGTCATCACGACCAAATCGGGCGACGCCGTATTATCATCCTATACGCCGACAGGGATTGTTACAATTGTACCCAAAGGGCTACATGTAAACCGCAACTTTTTCAAACCACAGTATGATGCCACGCAAAAACAAGCACTTAAACGCGATCTGAGAACTACTATTGCCTGGGAGCCCAATCTCATCACCGATAAAAATGGAAAAACACAATTCGATTTTTTCACCGCCGACGAACCCGGAACATACAAGATCACTATCGAAGGAGTAGATATGGAGGGAAAAATTGGCCATCAGGAACACTTATTAGAAGTAAAACCACAATAG
- a CDS encoding phospho-sugar mutase yields MGNLDKEIQQKVDSWLTSSYDEETRAAVQKLIDEEAETELIDSFYKDLEFGTGGLRGIMGVGSNRMNKYTIGKATQGLANYLRKQFPGQDIKVAVSYDSRNNSQAFGQLVAQVFAANGIRVYLFNELRPTPMLSFAIRHFGCQSGVMLTASHNPKEYNGYKAYWSDGCQLTAPHDKNVIDEVNAIASVKDIKFEGSTQNIVPVGEEIDQIYIDANKALSIHPEAVAEQKDLKIVYSSIHGTGITIVPKMLASWGFENVTVVSEQATPDGNFPTVIYPNPEEEDAMAMATKKGEEIDADLVLATDPDADRVGIAVKNSAGQFQLLNGNQIGSLLIYYVLSTKSELKQLAQNPYIVKTIVTSNLQADIADHYGVTHYETLTGFKYIGELITELGDSAQYLAGGEESYGYLVGDLVRDKDAPNSCAFLAEMTAYFKSQGKTVYQVLLDIYKQFGCYQEKLISLTKKGKAGAEEIQAMMAGLRRNLPTALGGVEVKEIRDYQLSQTTDMKTGKKTGITLPKSDVLQFITVDGDVISARPSGTEPKIKFYCSVKEQLNDTAEYPELQQVLEEKVDRMMKDIIG; encoded by the coding sequence ATGGGAAATTTAGATAAAGAGATACAACAGAAGGTCGACAGTTGGTTAACCTCAAGCTACGATGAAGAAACACGCGCTGCTGTTCAAAAGCTGATCGATGAAGAGGCTGAGACAGAACTTATTGATTCATTTTACAAAGATCTTGAATTTGGAACGGGCGGCCTACGGGGCATTATGGGGGTAGGATCCAACCGCATGAACAAATACACGATCGGCAAAGCGACACAGGGGCTTGCCAATTACCTGAGGAAGCAATTTCCGGGTCAGGATATCAAGGTCGCCGTATCGTATGACAGCCGCAACAATTCACAGGCTTTTGGCCAGCTCGTGGCTCAGGTATTTGCCGCCAACGGCATCAGGGTCTATCTCTTCAATGAGCTTCGCCCCACGCCGATGCTGTCCTTTGCTATCCGTCATTTCGGATGCCAGAGCGGAGTCATGCTGACGGCTTCCCATAATCCGAAGGAATACAATGGATATAAAGCTTACTGGAGCGACGGCTGTCAGCTCACTGCACCTCATGACAAAAATGTAATCGACGAAGTGAATGCGATTGCTTCGGTTAAGGATATTAAATTCGAGGGCAGCACGCAGAATATTGTGCCAGTTGGCGAAGAGATCGATCAGATCTACATCGACGCCAATAAAGCGCTGAGCATCCATCCGGAGGCTGTGGCTGAGCAGAAAGACCTAAAAATCGTCTATTCGTCGATCCATGGTACAGGGATCACGATTGTACCCAAAATGCTTGCTTCCTGGGGTTTTGAAAACGTTACGGTCGTCAGCGAGCAGGCTACACCGGACGGCAATTTTCCGACCGTGATCTATCCCAATCCGGAAGAAGAGGATGCCATGGCGATGGCGACAAAGAAAGGGGAAGAAATCGATGCCGACCTTGTGCTGGCCACCGACCCGGATGCAGACCGGGTGGGCATTGCTGTCAAAAACAGCGCGGGACAATTCCAGCTGCTCAACGGCAATCAGATCGGCAGCCTGCTGATCTACTATGTACTGAGTACAAAAAGTGAGTTAAAACAGCTGGCCCAAAATCCGTATATCGTCAAAACTATCGTAACGAGCAACCTGCAGGCCGACATCGCTGACCATTATGGTGTGACACATTACGAAACCCTCACAGGCTTTAAATACATAGGCGAACTGATCACCGAGCTGGGGGATTCGGCCCAGTATCTGGCCGGCGGCGAAGAAAGCTACGGTTACCTCGTGGGCGACCTTGTCCGTGACAAAGACGCACCGAATTCATGTGCTTTTCTGGCTGAAATGACCGCTTATTTCAAATCTCAGGGCAAAACAGTTTATCAAGTGCTCCTGGATATCTACAAACAGTTTGGCTGCTACCAGGAGAAACTGATTTCCCTGACCAAAAAGGGTAAAGCGGGTGCGGAGGAAATTCAGGCCATGATGGCGGGTCTACGCCGCAATCTGCCGACCGCACTGGGCGGAGTTGAGGTAAAGGAAATCCGCGATTATCAGCTTTCGCAGACCACCGACATGAAAACAGGCAAAAAAACTGGGATCACACTGCCCAAGTCCGATGTGCTGCAGTTCATCACCGTCGATGGCGACGTAATATCGGCCCGGCCGTCGGGTACAGAGCCCAAAATCAAATTTTACTGTTCTGTCAAAGAGCAGCTGAACGACACAGCGGAGTATCCTGAGCTGCAGCAGGTGC
- a CDS encoding enoyl-CoA hydratase/isomerase family protein, with protein sequence MEHIKTKIEDRILSIFLDRGKSNAIDTLLLKELIVTLETAQDNDSVQGIILIGKENFFSAGLDLITLYNYNEEQISEFWILFMETTTLLAAFPKPIVAAISGHSPAGGCVLALCCDYRIMAEGNFVIGLNEIPVGLIVPESIFLLYAFWIGKRHAYQNLLEGKLLSPVEAKAQGLVDEVVPANVLFNTATKKIKQITQLNQSTWQTSKLNFRKEIILKLRENRDETIQRILEQWWLPATRAILKSIIENLASKNTIK encoded by the coding sequence ATGGAACATATAAAAACCAAAATAGAAGACCGCATCTTAAGTATTTTCCTGGACCGTGGAAAGTCCAATGCAATCGACACCTTGTTGCTGAAAGAACTTATTGTCACACTGGAAACCGCCCAGGACAACGACAGCGTGCAAGGGATCATCCTGATCGGAAAAGAGAACTTTTTTAGTGCCGGGCTTGACCTGATCACCCTATACAACTATAATGAAGAGCAGATCAGCGAATTCTGGATACTTTTTATGGAGACCACCACACTTCTAGCTGCTTTTCCGAAGCCAATTGTGGCCGCTATATCTGGCCATAGTCCCGCAGGGGGCTGCGTATTGGCGCTATGCTGCGACTATCGGATTATGGCCGAAGGCAACTTTGTCATTGGCCTCAACGAAATACCTGTCGGCCTGATTGTCCCCGAAAGCATCTTTCTGCTCTATGCATTCTGGATCGGAAAACGCCATGCTTACCAAAACTTACTTGAAGGAAAACTGTTATCTCCTGTGGAAGCAAAAGCACAGGGTTTGGTAGACGAGGTTGTTCCTGCGAATGTCCTCTTTAATACGGCGACAAAGAAAATAAAGCAGATCACGCAATTAAATCAGTCCACCTGGCAAACCTCAAAACTAAACTTCAGAAAGGAAATAATTCTTAAATTGCGCGAAAATAGAGACGAAACCATACAGCGGATTCTGGAGCAATGGTGGTTGCCCGCTACACGCGCGATTTTAAAATCCATTATCGAGAATCTGGCGTCAAAAAATACGATCAAATAA